A genomic window from Govania unica includes:
- a CDS encoding exopolysaccharide biosynthesis protein, translating to MKPPHSARDKRSISVALRDFIDGWEGERVSLNDLRLALADRAYGALMVFFAAPNLIPVSIPGMSAVLGIPLMLLSVQLMIGQPHPWFPKFLGRRSFATRDFKLVLDRVLPILAHLERVLRPRVSWLTAWGGERFLGFACLILATVLSLPIPFGNFLPALAILLMALALIEKDGLAYLIGLAVGIASLVIASGVVIGLATAAFFAIEKLLS from the coding sequence ATGAAACCTCCGCATTCCGCTCGTGACAAACGCAGCATATCCGTAGCCCTACGCGATTTCATCGACGGCTGGGAAGGAGAGCGCGTGTCCCTCAATGACCTGCGGCTCGCGCTCGCTGATCGCGCCTATGGCGCCCTTATGGTGTTCTTTGCCGCGCCCAATCTTATCCCGGTGAGCATTCCTGGAATGTCGGCGGTGCTCGGCATTCCGCTCATGCTGCTGTCGGTTCAATTGATGATCGGGCAACCGCACCCCTGGTTTCCGAAATTTCTCGGCCGCCGCAGTTTTGCCACCCGCGACTTCAAACTGGTGCTGGATCGCGTCTTACCGATCCTCGCCCATCTGGAACGGGTGCTGCGCCCGCGTGTGAGCTGGCTCACGGCCTGGGGTGGAGAACGCTTTCTCGGCTTTGCCTGTCTTATTCTGGCGACGGTGCTGTCGCTGCCGATCCCCTTTGGCAATTTCCTGCCGGCCCTCGCCATCCTGTTGATGGCGCTGGCCCTGATTGAAAAAGACGGCCTTGCCTATCTGATCGGACTTGCCGTCGGCATCGCAAGCCTTGTCATCGCCTCAGGCGTGGTGATCGGGCTGGCCACGGCCGCCTTTTTCGCCATTGAGAAACTGCTATCCTGA
- a CDS encoding aspartate/glutamate racemase family protein, translated as MAKIRVITPVHSLPKAFADNILKELVHLEKFGLEFDNVFITAGPNSIECHFDEALSVPYTVAAIIEAEKAGIDACIINCMGDPGLQAAREVVSIPVMGPCEASMHAAAMMGHKFSVVTVLDSVRPMFLRNADAYGLGSKLASVRVVNVPVLDIGADESHLVKLIAREAIDTVQRDHADCVILGCTGFLGMADEVEKLLRAEGFAVPVINPMPTASVMAAAFVQGGFSHSARAYPAPNRNKQIEGFAIPQWTAKL; from the coding sequence ATGGCTAAAATTCGTGTCATCACTCCGGTTCATTCGCTGCCGAAAGCCTTTGCAGACAATATTCTCAAGGAACTGGTGCATCTTGAGAAATTCGGTCTTGAATTTGACAACGTCTTTATCACGGCGGGGCCCAATTCGATCGAATGTCATTTTGATGAGGCCCTGAGCGTTCCCTATACCGTGGCCGCAATCATTGAGGCGGAAAAGGCCGGGATCGATGCCTGCATCATTAATTGCATGGGTGATCCGGGCTTGCAGGCGGCGCGTGAGGTGGTGTCCATTCCGGTGATGGGACCCTGCGAAGCCTCCATGCATGCGGCGGCCATGATGGGCCATAAATTTTCGGTGGTGACGGTGCTCGACAGTGTGCGCCCGATGTTCCTCCGCAATGCCGATGCTTATGGTCTCGGCTCCAAGCTCGCCTCGGTGCGGGTGGTCAATGTGCCGGTGCTCGATATCGGGGCGGATGAATCGCATCTGGTCAAGCTGATCGCCCGGGAAGCCATCGACACCGTTCAGCGGGATCATGCGGATTGCGTTATTCTTGGCTGCACCGGCTTTCTCGGGATGGCGGATGAGGTGGAAAAACTGCTGCGCGCAGAAGGCTTCGCGGTGCCGGTCATCAATCCGATGCCGACCGCGTCGGTTATGGCGGCGGCCTTTGTGCAGGGTGGGTTCAGCCACAGCGCCCGGGCCTATCCCGCGCCCAATCGCAATAAGCAGATCGAAGGTTTCGCTATTCCGCAGTGGACCGCCAAGCTCTGA